DNA from Pirellulaceae bacterium:
CAGATCGGGGCGACCAGCGGCATTGAATAGGTAGGCAGCAAACAGATCAGGTTGATTGCCTTGCCAATAATAAGCGTTCGGTACGGCACCGACTTGGGTGGGAGAGCGCGTGAAAAACTCTTCCAATTGCGAGACGAACTGGTCACGACTTGAAAACAATTCGATGAGTCCTGAGGCATCGTGAGGAACCGCCCAGCGCCATTGCCACGCGCTGCCTTCCACGTAGGCTTTGGTGAATTTGCCGGCCAGGTCGGTATAGGTCAACATCAGCGGTCGGAAGTCAGCTTGAAATTCCCCCTGAGAGTCGCGAGCCTGAAAAAACTGCGTTTGCGGATTCCAGAGTTGGCGATAGGCCAGCGCGCGTTGGTCGAAACGTCGTGCGTCAGCAGATTTGCCGAGCGCCTCAGCCAAGCGGGCGATAGCGTAATCGGCATAACAATACTCCAAGGTCCGAGCGACCGATTCTCCCATGAGGTCGGAAGGGCAGTAACCGTATTGCAGATAGGCCTGAATACCCTCGCGGCCGGAGAAACGCGCGCCCGGAGGCGTTGGCTGGTCAGCAGTTCTTAATATGGCAGCGTAGGCAGCGTGCACGTCGAAATCGCGGATATTCTTGAGGTACGTTTCAGCGATCACCAAGTCGGCGGGTGTCCCAAACATCGAATTGGTGTATCCACTGCCTGATGGCCAACGCGGCAAGTAGCCGCCGTGTCGAGACATCTGAACCAGTGAAACCACCATGTCGCGTTGTTGTTGCTGGTACAGGAGTGTATACAGGGGATGCGTGGTTCGAAATGTATCCCACAGCGACATGTCGGTGTAGTAGTTGAAGCCGTCGGCCTGATGAACTTGTTTGTCAAATCCAAGATAGCTTCCATCCACATCACTGAAGGTTGTGGGCATATTGAGCGCGCGATAGAGGGCCGTGTAGTAGATCGTCTGCTGTTGATCGTTGCCACCTGCCACACGTCCTTTGGCTAGGTGTGTTTCCCAGGACTGGCCAGTCAAGCGCAAGACTTGGTCAAAGTCAGCCTGTCCGGCTTCAGCTTCAAGGTTTTGGCGAGCATTCTGGATACTGACAAAAGAAATTCCCATTTTCAGTTCAATACTTACAGGCTGTTCGCTCGACGCAAATTGCAGTTGGATACCTACGCTCTCGCCGTCGGTCTGCAATGGCTCAGGCAGCAGTTGCTGGCCGTCCCACAGCAGTTGCTTGGTGACCGCTCGATTGCAGCGGGCCACAAAATGGATTTTTGACCCACCGTACCGCGACGAGAAGGCGCCGAAGGTGCGTGCTGAGCCTTCTACTTCCATCCGGTCGGGTAGCCAGCGCACGGATGCCTCTGAGCATCTACCTTTGCCCAGCGCGCTGCTGACGTTGATTCGTAAATATGGAGTCTGTCCGGCGGGAAAAGTGTAGCGATGAACGCCAACCCGAGTTGAAGCGGTCAACTCGGCCAAAATCTTGGGTTCTGGCAACATTACTGCATAGTAGCCTGGAAAGGCCTGCTCTTGATCATGAGAAAACCGATAGCTGACGCCTTCGCGCAGCTCTGCATCTGTCAAGTTTGCGACGCTGGGTAACACAGAGCAATTGCCACCATCGATGGCACCAGTACCTACCAAACGCGTATGGCTAAACCCCAGTAGCTGCTGATCGCCATAGTAATAGCCCGACATGTTTGACGCCTTGGCGCCACGCGGGCTGATCGTGTCGGGGCTCAAGCGAACCATACCCAGCGGGGCCATCGCGCCGGGAAAGTTATTCCCGCACAAGAACGAAATGCCACCGGTGCCGATGAAGGGATCGACTTGGCTGGAAAGAGCTCCCGGCTGAGCCGGTGGTGGCCAGAGATCCGCAGCCCGACCACCGGAGTGGATCGCAATCAGGATTAAAAAACTAAAGCTCCGGAAGCACAGCCGCCATTTCAATTTTCGTGGCTTGGCGTGGCGCAGGCTTTCATTGAAATAAGAGAACGTCTGCTTGCGGGTAGCGTATGAATTTTGGGGCATCGACGTTGTTCGATTCCATGTAGTTAAGAGAAACATCAGCGAATGGGCTGCGTAGGATCCATGCGTTTTAAGTCTTGAGCAGTTGGCTGGCCCCCAAATTGTTGCCAATACCGTTCGGCAAAAGAATTCAGTCGTGGACCAATGGAATTTTCATTGACCAGCTGGGGAAGACATGCCTGCCACCACTCTTCAAACTGACCGCTCAACCGCAGCGCAACGTCTGGGTGTTGTTCGATGACGTTGTGTTGCTGCGCATAATCCGCCTGCAAATCAAACAATTGCCAAGCTGGGTGGGTAGCGCCGTCGGGGCTAACCAGTGACCATCGCGTCGTTCTAACCGCAGCCATTCTGTATTTCCCCTGACTGGGATCGGCCAATTTGGGCCAGCGACCAACATGCGTGAATAATGTACGGTCAGGCCAGGCGGCCTGTGGATCTCGTAACAGCGAGACTAGGCTGCGACCTTCAACTTGACGCTGAACCTGTTCTGTTATTTCGGCACCACCAAGGGTGGCGAGGGTTGGTAAGAAATCGATGTGTGCGGCGAGGGCCGTGCAGTCAGCAGGCTGAATCGTACCGGGCCAACGCCAAAAGCAACTCGACCGCGTGCCGCCCAGCCAGGCGCTGCCTTTGGCGCCGCGCATGCCAGCGTTGAATACTGTGTGTCCTAAAGCGGTGCCATTGTCATTGATGAAAATGACCAGCGTCTGCTGGGCAAGGTTCCATTGATCGAGTTGATCCAAGAGCCTGCCGATGTTTTGATCAATATTGTGAATCATGCCATAGAAGTGCGCCAGTGGCTCGCTGGGAGCTGCTGAACGATACAACTCGGCATCCTCTGGTCGCGCTGTATAGGGCGCGTGCGGCGCGTTGGTCGAGATATAAGCAAAAAAGGGTTGAGCGTTTTGTCGCTGCTGGTCGATCCAGGTAGTCGCCTGACGAAAAAAAACATCGGTGCAGAAACCGCTCGTTTGAACGAAGCGATCATTGTGCCAGATGAATGGATCAACATAGGTATTTCCGGGTGCATCGCCGCACGAACCCGGATAGGACTGGCCGATGCCTCCAGCACCATGGATAAATGTTTCTGAGAATCCACGTGCACTAGGCAGATAGTTATCTTCATCGCCCAAGTGCCATTTGCCAAAAATCCCCGTGGCGTAACCAGCAGATTGCAGTACTTGAGCCAATGTAATCGCCGACAGAGTCAACCGTTCACGCTCAGCAATGGTGTGCGTGACGCCGTTCTTGAACTCGTGACGTCCTGTCAGTAGCGCGCTGCGCGTAGGAGCACAGGTTGGACTGACGTGAAAATCGGTAAATCGCAGGCTCTGGTCACGCAAGCGGTCCAAGTGCTTGGTCTTGACGATCGGATTGCCATGCGCGGAAATATCGCCATACCCCTGATCGTCGGTGAGAAGCACAATGACATTGGGCCGGCTACCGGCAAGCCGATCTGCCGCGATTGCCGGGGCGGGCGCGACTTGCGCGAGCAGTACCCAGCCAAGTAAAAAGTACAAACGCACGCGAATTTTCTTCTGTAGTTAGGTGTAATGCCTCACACGGTCGGCTAGTATTATAACCAGGGATCACCCCAGGGATCACCCAGGCACGGGGGAGACGCACATGACAAAATGGCTTATCCTGCGACCTACTTTCGAGATCCCCATTGCCGTAACTCGTGAATTGGCGATGGAACGCCTTGAGCAACACTGTCGCAGTGTCGCCGAGCCCAAACGTTTCTTTGTTCATGGCGAATATGGTGAACTGCATTTGCCACCAGCCGAGCATCGGCTGTGGTCGCCGCATCTGTCGTTTTACGTTACCAGCAAGGGAGAGGCCACGAGAATCTGCGGCCGCTTTGCACCGCGGCTGGAAATATGGACATTAGTCTGGGTGTTGTATTTGGCGATGGCTTTCACAGCCTTTTTTAGCTTTATCATGGCCTATTCGCAATGGGCGATCGGCGAAGCAACTTGGTGGCATTGGACAGGGCTGATGGCCACGCTCGCAATCACCACCATCTATATGGTGGCACACTTGGGCCAACAGTGGAGTGCAGATCAGATGCAAGAACTCAGGGAATGGCTGGAACAAATACTTTGCAACGCAGGCCTTCAACAATCGAACGCTTAATTGGCAGTGTGGCCAGCAACGAATACATAGCCCGCCGGCACGACGCGCAAATCAATGCTCGGCTTTGAGGGGAAGCATCTTGCGCAGCTTGGTGCGAAACGCCACCGAGCGCTCGGACGCTTGGGCTGCAGATGGATCCGACTCGGCAGACAGGCTTGCACCGCTGGCGATCAATCCGCAGATTTGTCCATGATCGTTGATGCCGTAAGCCATGCCAAAAGGGATCTCTGAAAACTCAAGTGCGGTGACTTTTCCAGCCGCATCCCACAGGCACGGTTGCGGGCCCCCATCGGGTCCTACCGGATCATCGCTCCAACCGACGATCTGAGCATTCTCGTTGATCCCGCGAGCCTCGCCACCAGCGTCACCCGGCAGAAGTTCTAGCATTTGCAAGTCTCCTGAAGGCAGCACTAGGCAGGGCTGGCGAT
Protein-coding regions in this window:
- a CDS encoding GH92 family glycosyl hydrolase; the protein is MPQNSYATRKQTFSYFNESLRHAKPRKLKWRLCFRSFSFLILIAIHSGGRAADLWPPPAQPGALSSQVDPFIGTGGISFLCGNNFPGAMAPLGMVRLSPDTISPRGAKASNMSGYYYGDQQLLGFSHTRLVGTGAIDGGNCSVLPSVANLTDAELREGVSYRFSHDQEQAFPGYYAVMLPEPKILAELTASTRVGVHRYTFPAGQTPYLRINVSSALGKGRCSEASVRWLPDRMEVEGSARTFGAFSSRYGGSKIHFVARCNRAVTKQLLWDGQQLLPEPLQTDGESVGIQLQFASSEQPVSIELKMGISFVSIQNARQNLEAEAGQADFDQVLRLTGQSWETHLAKGRVAGGNDQQQTIYYTALYRALNMPTTFSDVDGSYLGFDKQVHQADGFNYYTDMSLWDTFRTTHPLYTLLYQQQQRDMVVSLVQMSRHGGYLPRWPSGSGYTNSMFGTPADLVIAETYLKNIRDFDVHAAYAAILRTADQPTPPGARFSGREGIQAYLQYGYCPSDLMGESVARTLEYCYADYAIARLAEALGKSADARRFDQRALAYRQLWNPQTQFFQARDSQGEFQADFRPLMLTYTDLAGKFTKAYVEGSAWQWRWAVPHDASGLIELFSSRDQFVSQLEEFFTRSPTQVGAVPNAYYWQGNQPDLFAAYLFNAAGRPDLTQKWVRWVLEHKYGVGPNGLDGNDDGGTLSAWYVLSSLGLYPIAGTDRYELSSPLWSRADLSVGSRPLEIIVDRDSPDAMYIRKVTLNGQTISGTQLRHSQIAGGGQLRFELSATPQVVQSNK
- a CDS encoding arylsulfatase, encoding MRLYFLLGWVLLAQVAPAPAIAADRLAGSRPNVIVLLTDDQGYGDISAHGNPIVKTKHLDRLRDQSLRFTDFHVSPTCAPTRSALLTGRHEFKNGVTHTIAERERLTLSAITLAQVLQSAGYATGIFGKWHLGDEDNYLPSARGFSETFIHGAGGIGQSYPGSCGDAPGNTYVDPFIWHNDRFVQTSGFCTDVFFRQATTWIDQQRQNAQPFFAYISTNAPHAPYTARPEDAELYRSAAPSEPLAHFYGMIHNIDQNIGRLLDQLDQWNLAQQTLVIFINDNGTALGHTVFNAGMRGAKGSAWLGGTRSSCFWRWPGTIQPADCTALAAHIDFLPTLATLGGAEITEQVQRQVEGRSLVSLLRDPQAAWPDRTLFTHVGRWPKLADPSQGKYRMAAVRTTRWSLVSPDGATHPAWQLFDLQADYAQQHNVIEQHPDVALRLSGQFEEWWQACLPQLVNENSIGPRLNSFAERYWQQFGGQPTAQDLKRMDPTQPIR